GCATTCTTGTATGAGTCGCTCCGGTAATCGGTGGCATAAAAACCGCTTCCCTTGAATATAAGACCTCCGCCCAGACCGATTACACGCTCAACAGTTCCTTTGCAAACAGGACATGTTTTAACAGGGTCATCATTCATGCTCTGAAACAGCTCGAAAGAATGACCGCACTTTTTACATTTATATTCGTATGTCGGCATAAGACCTCCGATAATTTCAAGTTCTAAAGAATAAATATCTAATATAATGAACTACTTTGGTACAGTCAAGGAAGATAACTGCTTCAGCATGTTTCATAGTGTGATACTACGCATGATACTAAAAAAAGTTTCATAACGAGTCACTGTCTGTTTTTAAAAAATATCTGAGGTTGCCGTGAAGAAAACTCATAGCGGTATCTATCCGGCAAAATCACGAAAGAACATGGAGCCTTGTAATGATGAAAAAATCTGACTCATGCGGGTGAAGTATCAGTTATCGGAAATACGGTACTGCTTGAGTTTTCTGTAGAGCGTCCGTTCTCCGATACCGAGCAGCCTGGCGGCTTTCCTGCGGTTTCCCCGTGTGTGATCGAGAGCATCGATGATTGCCTGACGTTCGAGTTCTTCGAGCGTGGGCTCGTTGCCGTTTTCAATGGGTACGACCTCGCGGATTGGCGGATAATCAGTTTCGGCATGAACAATGCGGTTTTCAAACAGGAGTTCCCTGATTTCGCCAATATCCCGTTTCAAATCGAGAAGCGTACGGTAGATGAGCTCCCGTTCGATCTGCTCGGTCTTTTTTTCAGCAGGAACGGGCAAACCATATTGACGGTCGATTTCATCGAGGAGATGAGGAGGAATATCATCGGGGCCGATTGTATGAACAGTGGTGAGCGCAAGGCAGCTTTCCACGAAATTTCTCAACTCTCGGACATTGCCTGTCCATCGCATACGTGACAGAACAGCCTTGGATTCATCGGTGAACCGCCGCAGCGGAAGCCGGTTTTCCTCAGCGTACAAACGTACGAGACGGTCGAGAAGCAGGGGGATATCTTCCGGGCGCTCACGGAGCGGCGGTACGAAAATATCAAGAACCTTGATACGGTAGTAGAGATCCCTCCTGAACGCGCCTTTTTCGACCGATAAGCCCAGATTACGGTTAGTGGCGGTAATCACCCTGACATCGACCGGAATGACATCGGTTCCCCCGACACGCATGATTTCGCGTTCTTCAAGCACTCTCAGGAGCCGGATCTGGGTGGAGTGAGGAATTTCGCCAATTTCATCGAGGAAAATGGTGCCGTGGTCTGCACGCTCGAACATGCCGATCCGCCGGGCGGTTGCGCCGGTAAACGAGCCCTTTTCATGGCCGAACAG
This bacterium DNA region includes the following protein-coding sequences:
- a CDS encoding zinc ribbon domain-containing protein; translation: MPTYEYKCKKCGHSFELFQSMNDDPVKTCPVCKGTVERVIGLGGGLIFKGSGFYATDYRSDSYKNAAKADKPSFESKTTSKNSEKKITAAEK
- a CDS encoding sigma-54 dependent transcriptional regulator is translated as MKILLLSKDTEIITAVQNYSDQEGDRLTLATTVKEASAGIGTREFDAVLLDCSIRPTELIGLAGERADELMETVVLLLGPLDHEQREMLGRRLSAHYSVDKPLRRQMFNETMQRLKMRSIIVRKAGLIGRSPAMEEIIQTIMQIGATPITILITGESGTGKEVIARAIHAVSQRSEEPFLAVNCAALAEGILESELFGHEKGSFTGATARRIGMFERADHGTIFLDEIGEIPHSTQIRLLRVLEEREIMRVGGTDVIPVDVRVITATNRNLGLSVEKGAFRRDLYYRIKVLDIFVPPLRERPEDIPLLLDRLVRLYAEENRLPLRRFTDESKAVLSRMRWTGNVRELRNFVESCLALTTVHTIGPDDIPPHLLDEIDRQYGLPVPAEKKTEQIERELIYRTLLDLKRDIGEIRELLFENRIVHAETDYPPIREVVPIENGNEPTLEELERQAIIDALDHTRGNRRKAARLLGIGERTLYRKLKQYRISDN